From Delphinus delphis chromosome X, mDelDel1.2, whole genome shotgun sequence, a single genomic window includes:
- the LOC132418692 gene encoding LOW QUALITY PROTEIN: centrosomal protein of 78 kDa-like (The sequence of the model RefSeq protein was modified relative to this genomic sequence to represent the inferred CDS: inserted 2 bases in 1 codon), with protein sequence MAAPRAEDLAGAPAIPPHAEVDEAGAKGRRFAVGDGAGARHGGPGLAGALALRHLAATRVLRTLRGCSPPGGEHPRGREPASPKLRSGHDHSVKLRCDTAADFFPRCEDLCVLQDSVPLPALRASLREGLLELTSFFQPRLGETVICQGVKNSITFKTVNFTGCNLTWQGADHMAKTLKYLTTRRHEETWAENLHSRRPDLDCMAGLRRIAPNCDMLMGDLGASASAESLSEDLWLKALDLQQCGLTSEGAKALLKALETNGTLLVLDVRKNPLVXYQWITSPSVKEPSKAARQKKRTLILESGRKGKATIRIDVQWSPRIEAR encoded by the exons ATGGCCGCGCCCCGCGCCGAGGATCTGGCGGGCGCTCCCGCCATCC CCCCGCACGCGGAGGTCGATGAGGCTGGCGCCAAGGGCCGGCGATTCGCCGTGGGAGACGGCGCGGGAGCGCGGCATGGAGGGCCTGGCCTAGCTGGGGCTCTGGCCCTGCGTCATCTGGCTGCGACGCGGGTCCTGCGCACGCTGCGGGGCTGCAGCCCCCCGGGCGGTGAGCACCCAAGGGGCCGGGAG CCAGCGTCCCCGAAGCTGCGCTCGGGCCATGATCACTCGGTGAAGCTGCGCTGCGACACCGCGGCCGACTTCTTCCCGCGCTGTGAGGACCTGTGCGTGCTGCAGGACTCAGTGCCTCTGCCCGCCTTGCGCGCTTCCCTGCGGGAGGGCCTGCTGGAGTTAACG AGCTTCTTCCAGCCACGGCTGGGCGAGACAGTTATTTGTCAAGGTGTAAAGAACTCTATCACTTTTAAGACAGTAAACTTCACGGGGTGTAATCTGACATGGCAGGGAGCAGATCACATGGCCAAGACCTTAAAGTATCTGACTACCAGAAGGCATGAAGAAACCTGGGCTGAGAATCTCCATTCCAGGAGACCTGATCTTGACTGTATGGCTGGTTTGAGGCGCATCGCTCCGAACTGCGACATGCTCATGGGTGACCTGGGTGCAAGTGCTTCTGCAGAATCTCTTAGTGAGGATTTGTGGCT AAAAGCACTGGACCTGCAGCAGTGTGGCCTCACCAGTGAAGGAGCAAAGGCTTTACTAAAGGCCCTTGAAACCAATGGAACTCTGCTCGTTCTGGATGTAAGAAAAAATCCACTTGT GTACCAGTGGATAACTTCTCCATCGGTGAAGGAACCATCCAAAGCTGCTAGACAGAAGAAGAGAACTCTAATTTTGGAAAGTGGTCGAAAAGGAAAAGCTACTATTAGAATTGATGTCCAGTGGAGCCCCAGAATAGAAGCAAGATGA